The Nanoarchaeota archaeon genome contains a region encoding:
- a CDS encoding DNA-binding protein, translating into MPDELEELRKRRMQEYTAMQNQQMGAQMAMQQQAAELQSQLKMIMPQILSPEARQRISNIRAAKPDFAMQIELYLVQLFQAGQIRKPLIDDELRAILDKLVQKKETKIIRR; encoded by the coding sequence ATGCCGGACGAACTTGAAGAATTAAGGAAGCGGCGCATGCAGGAATATACCGCAATGCAAAACCAGCAGATGGGTGCTCAAATGGCGATGCAGCAGCAAGCGGCTGAATTACAATCGCAGCTGAAAATGATAATGCCGCAAATATTGTCTCCTGAAGCGCGCCAGCGCATATCCAATATTCGCGCAGCAAAGCCGGATTTTGCGATGCAAATCGAGCTTTATCTCGTCCAGCTTTTTCAGGCGGGGCAGATAAGAAAGCCGCTGATTGATGATGAATTGCGCGCGATTTTAGACAAGCTGGTGCAGAAGAAGGAGACGAAGATTATTCGACGATAG
- a CDS encoding ion transporter has product MTCMNHKKDSRMLHKIEHAIDAAIPYLLVALIVITSIDMFYAEMAEQYAFQIGLIDEIIISLFVIDLLFKYRRAQNFPKFLKKNWIDIIAVMPFYMMFRLVDEFILASEVVRESQQTLHIAEGIEKEAATAAKDIKGAKMITRSERMLRELRVLSRVPRFAKAARFFEKPKHLSNSLN; this is encoded by the coding sequence ATGACTTGCATGAATCATAAAAAAGACAGCCGCATGCTGCATAAAATAGAGCATGCAATAGACGCGGCGATTCCATATCTTCTTGTGGCTCTTATTGTAATAACATCAATTGATATGTTTTATGCAGAAATGGCGGAACAGTATGCTTTTCAGATAGGGCTTATTGACGAAATCATAATTTCGCTGTTTGTAATCGATCTCTTATTTAAGTATCGGCGCGCGCAGAATTTTCCGAAATTTTTGAAAAAGAATTGGATTGATATTATTGCAGTGATGCCGTTTTACATGATGTTCCGGCTGGTGGATGAATTTATCCTGGCATCGGAGGTTGTGAGAGAAAGCCAGCAGACGCTGCATATTGCAGAGGGCATAGAGAAGGAAGCTGCAACTGCTGCAAAGGATATTAAGGGCGCAAAGATGATTACGCGTTCAGAGCGGATGCTAAGAGAATTAAGAGTGCTATCAAGAGTTCCTCGTTTTGCAAAAGCCGCGCGATTTTTTGAGAAACCAAAACACTTATCTAATTCTTTGAACTAA
- a CDS encoding 30S ribosomal protein S19e — protein sequence MSVKDVDSRELIISTAQELKKTEGITPPVWVPFVKTGSHNERVPDNPDWWYVRAAALLRRVAIQNAGVSRLRKAYGGRKNRGYKPEKKVQASGNIIRKILQQLEAAKFVKKSKKGRQITATGQKFLDKVAKNLPKQEEKAAQ from the coding sequence ATGAGTGTAAAAGACGTTGATTCAAGAGAACTGATAATTTCAACAGCCCAAGAGCTCAAAAAAACAGAGGGCATAACGCCTCCTGTATGGGTTCCTTTTGTTAAGACAGGCTCCCACAATGAGCGCGTGCCGGACAACCCAGATTGGTGGTATGTCAGGGCAGCTGCTTTGCTTAGGCGCGTTGCGATTCAGAATGCGGGCGTGTCAAGGCTTAGGAAAGCTTACGGCGGTCGAAAAAACCGCGGATACAAGCCGGAAAAGAAAGTGCAGGCATCAGGAAACATAATCCGGAAAATCCTTCAGCAGCTTGAAGCGGCAAAATTTGTCAAAAAGAGTAAGAAAGGCCGCCAGATAACTGCAACAGGTCAGAAGTTTCTTGACAAGGTGGCAAAGAACCTTCCGAAACAAGAAGAGAAAGCTGCACAATAG